Proteins from a genomic interval of Calypte anna isolate BGI_N300 chromosome 6, bCalAnn1_v1.p, whole genome shotgun sequence:
- the LCOR gene encoding ligand-dependent corepressor produces MQRMIRQFAAEYTSKNSSTQDSSQPNSTKNQSLLKASLVASSPTAATAQNPVLSKLLMADQDSPLDLTVRKSQSEPSEQEGVLDLSTKKSPCAGSTSLSHSPGCSSTPGNGRPGRPSQHHPEGLQSGDGVPPRSLQDGTREGYGHSTSLKVPLARSLQISEELLSRNQFSTAASHGPSGLQNHGQHLILSREASWAKPHYEFNFSRMKFRGNGALSNISDLPFLTENSAFQKMALQTKQDGKKDVSHSSPVDLKIPQVRGMDLSWESRTGDQYSYSSLVMGSQTESALSKKLRAILPKQNRRSLLDAGPDSWGSDAEQSTSGQPYPTSDQEGDPGSKQPRKKRGRYRQYNSEILEEAISVVMSGKMSVSKAQSIYGIPHSTLEYKVKERLGTLKNPPKKKMKLMRSEGQDVSVKIELDPQGEAAQSANELKDE; encoded by the exons ATGCAGCGAATGATCCGACAGTTTGCTGCTGAATATACCTCAAAAAATAGCTCTACTCAGGACTCCAGCCAGCCCAATAGCACAAAGAACCAAAGCCTGCTGAAAGCATCTCTGGTCGCCTCCTCTCCCACGGCTGCAACTGCTCAGAACCCTGTGCTCAGCAAACTTCTCATGGCTGACCAAGACTCACCTCTGGACCTTACTGTCAGAAAGTCTCAGTCAGAACCTAGTGAACAAG AAGGTGTTCTTGATTTATCCACTAAGAAGAGTCCTTGTGCTGGCAGCACTTCTCTGAGTCATTCTCCAGGGTGTTCCAGTACTCCAGGAAATGG GCGACCTGGgagacccagccagcaccatCCAGAGGGACTACAGAGTGGTGATGGGGTACCTCCAAGAAGCTTGCAGGATGGAACCAGGGAAGGTTATGGCCACTCCACATCTCTTAAAGTACCACTGGCTCGATCACTCCAGATTAGTGAAGAACTGCTGAGCAGAAACCAGTTTTCTACAGCTGCCAGCCATGGGCCATCTGGACTACAGAATCATGGACAGCACTTAATATTATCCAGGGAGGCTTCTTGGGCAAAACCACACTACGAATTCAATTTCAGCCGCATGAAATTCAGGGGAAATGGTGCACTCAGCAACATCAGTGACCTTccttttcttacagaaaactCTGCCTTTCAAAAAATGGCACTTCAAACTAAGCAGGATGGGAAAAAGGACGTGAGCCATTCGTCTCCTGTGGATTTAAAGATACCACAAGTTCGAGGCATGGACCTTTCATGGGAGTCCCGCACTGGTGACCAGTACAGCTATAGCTCTTTGGTAATGGGTTCACAAACGGAGAGCGCGCTTAGCAAAAAGTTAAGGGCTAtccttccaaaacaaaacaggagaagTTTGCTGGATGCTGGACCAGATTCCTGGGGCTCAGATGCTGAGCAGTCTACCTCTGGACAGCCATATCCCACCTCAGATCAAGAGGGAGATCCTGGCTCCAAGCAACctaggaagaaaagagggagataCAGACAGTACAACAGTGAGATACTGGAGGAAGCAATCTCCGTGGTTATGAGTGGGAAAATGAGTGTTTCCAAAGCTCAGAGTATTTATGGGATTCCCCACAGTACACTGGAGTACAAAGTTAAAGAGAGGCTGGGCACTTTGAAAAAccctccaaagaaaaaaatgaaattaatgagGTCGGAGGGGCAGGATGTTTCAGTAAAGATTGAATTAGATCcccagggagaagcagcacaaagtGCGAATGAATTGAAAGATGAGTAG